A part of Cannabis sativa cultivar Pink pepper isolate KNU-18-1 chromosome 6, ASM2916894v1, whole genome shotgun sequence genomic DNA contains:
- the LOC115725294 gene encoding probable protein phosphatase 2C 62, translated as MKRNRETKMAEFCSNPIRACQPLSSLFLHPRILFPRTSHHHTNVAGKSAVIRTRKQRTRFRILSKSEPDFGIVSTAECSDGSVVFRFGIAKDDETSVSGVDTDKVIVDGDDADTEGLVNENGEKLSENLGPQSSLEQVQSHSEVRERSYPAEVSREVSEDFSVVESVCNGVSETTFEIETTESSGVSGLSKSLVGETTSEIETTESSGVSGLSKSLVGETTYEIETTESSGVDEVSINGDVLNEEIHSKGEENTVQISEDKVLHGLVSSDLYSVDEASLNNDEDIVGARKTVSQVDVLNEQVHSHTEENTTQICEDEVKVHSHIEDNTTIICEDEVLNGLPSSELDTTTEVSDDEDVVGDRNTVPQVDVLKEEVHSHIEENTPQICEDEVLNGLTSSKLDTADDVSDDEDVVGARNNVPQVDVLKEEVHSHIEENTTQICENEVSNGSASSKLDTTAKVSNDHHTSPASNEERTDVEVVDNTTEVFDDHYTSASNEQSADVEVEVQVAYQQTIGGDGGNLLEATIVSSAVQAQTSLDEERSLSVLNENVGEKETETSLAIASDASSTNCEEERGITSNSSDVAVELISEVAELHSNEDVISREEISTSSLVLSTGAALLTHPSKAFIGAEDAYFVASQNWLGLADGVGQWSLEGINDGIYARELMKNCERIVSDSKGTLVNKPAEVLVKSVAETQLPGSSTILVAYFDGQTFHVANIGDSGFIIIRNGVVFKRASSMVHEFNFPLHIESGDNPTDLIEDYEIDLDEGDVIVTATDGLFDNLYEQEIASIVSKSLEASSEPQEIAGLLAGRAQEVAQSSTPRTPFADAAKAAGYVGFTGGKLDDVIVIVSLVHNKSSS; from the exons ATGAAAAGGAATAGAGAAACGAAAATGGCTGAATTTTGCTCTAACCCTATTAGAGCTTGCCAGCCTCTGAGCTCTCTCTTCCTCCATCCTCGCATTCTCTTCCCCAGAACTTCTCACCATCACACCAATGTTGCGGGAAAATCGGCTGTAATTCGAACCCGGAAACAGCGGACAAGGTTTAGAATTCTCTCCAAGTCGGAACCGGACTTCGGCATCGTTTCAACGGCAG AGTGTTCTGACGGAAGCGTTGTATTTCGTTTTGGAATTGCTAAAGACGATGAAACATCAGTTTCGGGCGTGGATACTGATAAGGTTATCGTTGATGGCGATGATGCTGACACTGAAGGTTTGGTAAATGAAAATGGTGAAAAATTGAGTGAGAATTTGGGGCCTCAAAGTAGTTTAGAACAAGTGCAATCTCATTCTGAAGTAAGAGAAAGAAGCTACCCTGCCGAAGTAAGCAGAGAAGTCAGTGAAGATTTTAGTGTAGTAGAGTCTGTATGTAACGGTGTATCAGAAACAACATTTGAGATTGAAACTACTGAATCATCTGGTGTTTCAGGACTGAGTAAATCATTGGTGGGAGAAACGACATCTGAGATTGAAACTACTGAATCATCTGGTGTATCAGGACTCAGTAAATCATTGGTGGGAGAAACAACATATGAGATTGAAACTACTGAATCATCTGGTGTAGATGAAGTTTCTATTAATGGTGATGTTCTCAATGAAGAAATACATAGTAAAGGTGAGGAGAATACTGTACAAATTAGTGAGGATAAAGTGTTACATGGGTTGGTATCTTCTGATTTGTATAGTGTAGATGAAGCGTCTCTTAACAATGATGAGGACATTGTTGGAGCTAGAAAAACTGTATCTCAAGTTGATGTTCTGAATGAGCAAGTGCATAGCCACACTGAAGAGAATACAACACAAATTTGTGAAGATGAAGTTAAAGTGCATAGCCACATTGAGGATAATACAACCATAATTTGTGAGGATGAAGTTTTAAATGGGCTTCCATCATCGGAACTTGACACCACAACAGAGGTATCTGATGATGAAGACGTTGTTGGAGATAGAAATACGGTTCCCCAAGTTGATGTTCTTAAAGAGGAAGTTCATAGCCACATTGAGGAGAATACACCACAAATTTGTGAGGATGAAGTTTTAAATGGGCTGACATCTTCCAAACTTGACACAGCAGATGATGTATCCGATGATGAGGACGTTGTTGGGGCTAGAAATAATGTTCCTCAAGTTGATGTTCTGAAAGAGGAAGTGCATAGCCACATTGAGGAGAATACAACACAAATTTGTGAGAATGAAGTGTCAAATGGGTCGGCATCTTCCAAACTTGACACCACAGCAAAAGTATCTAATGATCATCATACTTCTCCTGCAAGTAATGAGGAGAGGACTGATGTTGAAGTTGTTGACAACACAACAGAGGTATTTGATGATCATTATACTTCTGCAAGTAATGAGCAGAGTGCTGATGTTGAAGTTGAAGTTCAAGTTGCTTATCAGCAGACTATTGGTGGAGATGGTGGTAATCTGCTTGAGGCAACGATTGTGTCTTCTGCAGTACAGGCCCAAACATCTTTGGATGAGGAAAGGAGTCTGAGTGTATTGAATGAGAATGTTGGAGAAAAGGAAACAGAAACTTCATTAGCC ATTGCTTCTGATGCCTCCTCCACAAATTGCGAAGAAGAGAGAGGAATTACATCAAACAGCAGTGATGTTGCTGTAGAACTGATCTCTGAAGTTGCAGAACTTCATTCAAATGAAGATGTGATTAGTAG GGAGGAAATCTCAACATCCAGTCTCGTGCTATCGACTGGTGCTGCTTTATTGACTCATCCCTCAAAG GCATTCATAGGTGCAGAAGATGCCTATTTTGTTGCTTCCCAAAATTGGCTAGGTCTGGCTGACGGAGTTGGTCAATGGTCACTAGAAG GAATCAATGATGGAATATATGCCCGAGAACTGATGAAGAATTGTGAAAGGATTGTATCCGATTCCAAAGGCACTCTAGTGAATAAACCAGCAGAAGTTCTTGTTAAAAGTGTTGCAGAAACACAATTACCTGGATCATCTACGATTTTGGTGGCTTACTTTGATGGTCAG ACTTTCCATGTGGCCAACATAGGTGACTCAGGATTTATCATAATCAGAAATGGAGTTGTCTTTAAGCGGGCTTCTTCGATGGTTCACGAGTTTAATTTTCCATTACATATTGAAAGTGGTGATAATCCCACCGATCTCATTGAG GACTACGAAATCGACTTGGATGAGGGAGATGTAATTGTTACTGCAACAGACGGCCTTTTTGACAACTTGTATGAACAAGAAATTGCTTCAATTGTATCAAAGTCACTAGAAGCCAGTTCTGAACCTCAG GAGATAGCGGGATTGTTGGCCGGTAGAGCACAAGAGGTAGCGCAGTCATCAACACCAAGGACTCCATTTGCTGATGCAGCCAAGGCTGCAGGGTATGTGGGATTTACTGGTGGAAAGCTTGATGATGTGATTGTCATTGTATCATTAGTACACAACAAATCCTCCTCTTAG
- the LOC115695392 gene encoding uncharacterized protein LOC115695392, translating into MAQLEDSELTKIREDVLAGKAKDFSIADNGMLLFKARGVRRFGKKGKLSPRFIGPFEILEKVGQVAYRLALPPSLSAVHNVFHVSMLRKYVSDPMHVLSYEALELQPDLSYDEQPVQILDKKEKVLRTKTISLVKVLWRNSKVEEATWELESDMRAQYPELFR; encoded by the exons atGGCTCAGTTAGAAGATTCAGAATTGACTAAGATtcgagaagatgtcttagcGGGCAAAGCTAAGGACTTCTCCATTGCTGACAATGGAATGCTGTTGTTTAAGGCACGG GGAGTCAGACGTTTTGGAAAGAAAGGTAAACTGAGCCctaggtttattggaccttttgaaattctgGAAAAGGTTGGGCAAGTTGCTTATCGGTTAGCCCTACCTCCTTCCTTGTCAGCAGtgcataacgtgtttcatgtttccATGCTAAGGAAGTATGTGTCTGATCCGATGCATGTTCTGAGTTACGAAGCATTGGAATTGCAACCTGACTTATCATATgacgaacaaccagtgcaaattcTGGATAAGAAGGAAAAGGTTCTCCGAACCAAAACCATATCATTAGTCAAGGTACTTTGGAGAAACAGTAAAGTGgaggaagccacttgggaattgGAATCTGATATGAGGGCCCAGTATCCTGAGTTATTCAGGTAG
- the LOC133038883 gene encoding uncharacterized protein LOC133038883 produces MDKSWMREERDTLRFQVGFDAFLEFALKNSTNHDRIHCPCVDCCNVSKGNITMIKDHVYLRGFNRSYTNWYYHGEHLPNDPYPLGKRGVDDIEGNDLDDYPLDLLNEAQEEFLNDPEKFDNFLSDADKPLFDGCKKLRLPTMVKFYNIKAENGVSDKCFTQFLAAFKDILPFANCFPESTYEVKKTLNSIGLKYEKIHACPNDCILYRKEYADMNYCPTCGLSRHKVNKSKENRKLIPQKVMWYMPLIPRLKRLYRSA; encoded by the coding sequence atggataaatcatggatgcgtgaggagagagacacactgcgatttcaagtagggttcgatgcatttttagagtttgccttaaagaattctacaaatcacgatcgtattcattgtccgtgtgtagattgttgtaatgtatctaaagggaatattacaatgattaaggaccatgtgtatttacgaggtttcaatagaagttatactaattggtattaccatggcgaacatttacctaatgatccatatccattaggaaagcggggggtagatgatatcgagggtaatgatttggatgattatccattggacttgcttaacgaagcacaggaggaatttcttaatgatcctgagaaattcgataattttcttagtgatgctgataaacctctgttcgatggttgtaaaaaactaagattaccaacaatggtaaagttttacaacataaaagcagaaaatggagtgagcgataaatgttttactcaatttttagctgcttttaaagatatcttaccatttgccaactgctttccggaatctacttatgaagtgaaaaaaacgttaaattctataggattgaagtatgaaaaaattcatgcatgtccgaacgattgcattttatatcgtaaggaatatgcagacatgaattattgcccgacttgcggtttatcccgccataaagtaaacaagagtaaggagaataggaaacttatcccccaaaaagtgatgtggtacatgcctttgattccgcgactgaaacgattatatcgtagtgcgtaa
- the LOC115725295 gene encoding chlorophyll a-b binding protein CP24 10A, chloroplastic — protein sequence MAATSGAVLNGLGSSFLCGEKKSSRSQALFSAGTRAGPSVSPRRTVVAAAAAPKKSWIPAVKGGGNFIDPEWLDGSLPGDYGFDPLGLGKDPAFLKWYREAELIHGRWAMAAVLGIFVGQAWSGVPWFEAGADPSAIAPFSFGSLLGTQLILMGWVESKRWVDFFNPESQSVEWATPWSRTAENFANATGDQGYPGGKFFDPLGLAGTLQNGEYIPDVEKLERLKLAEIKHARIAMLAMLIFYFEAGQGKTPLGALGL from the exons ATGGCAGCGACTTCTGGTGCGGTTCTTAATGGCTTGGGCTCTTCCTTCTTGTGCGGCGAGAAGAAAAGTAGCCGCAGCCAGGCCTTGTTTTCCGCCGGAACCAGAGCTGGACCCTCTGTTTCACCAAGGAGAACTGTCGTTGCCGCTGCAGCCGCCCCCAAGAAATCGTGGATTCCGGCTGTTAAGGGCGGTGGCAACTTCATCGACCCAGAGTGGCTCGACGGCTC GCTTCCAGGTGATTATGGTTTCGACCCATTGGGATTAGGCAAGGACCCAGCTTTTCTCAAGTGGTACAGAGAAGCTGAGCTCATCCACGGAAGGTGGGCAATGGCTGCTGTGCTCGGAATCTTCGTTGGTCAAGCATGGAGTGGCGTGCCATGGTTCGAGGCCGGAGCTGACCCATCAGCCATAGCTCCATTCTCGTTCGGCTCTCTTTTGGGAACACAGCTAATTTTAATGGGTTGGGTAGAGAGCAAGAGATGGGTGGACTTTTTCAACCCTGAATCACAATCGGTGGAGTGGGCGACGCCATGGTCGAGGACTGCCGAGAACTTCGCCAATGCCACCGGAGACCAAGGATACCCCGGAGGAAAATTCTTCGACCCATTGGGACTGGCCGGAACACTGCAGAACGGTGAGTACATTCCCGATGTGGAGAAACTGGAGAGACTGAAGCTTGCTGAGATTAAGCACGCGAGAATAGCGATGTTGGCTATGCTTATTTTCTACTTCGAGGCTGGTCAAGGGAAGACCCCTCTTGGTGCCCTTGgcttgtaa